AAAATGTACCCGCAAATAAGGACACGTTTAAAGACAGATCTGTGAAGTGGCTGGCGCCTGAAGATCCCGGAATGAATTTTGGCTATGGCTGGACGCAGGACCACTCTTTTCAGATGAAGTTCTCTCAATTTACGAACACGAATGACACCGTCCAGGAAGGACACGGCGGGTAGCCGACTGCGCCATCCGCGAAGAGCCGGTCGTAGCCCGCGTATCCGTCCACCTGCAGATATCCCGCGTAGCCGGCCAGGAGGCGTTTGGGGACCTCGCCCGATCTCGTCCGATCGTATTCGAAGAGAACGATCGGCGGCGCTCCGGGACTACTCGCTCGTGACGCTCGTCTCGTAATTTGTGTAGACGAAATAGGGTCCGCTTTGGAAAAACTTGTTCAGCCCGGCTTTAATGGCAGTTTTCACAACCTTTCCCCAGCCCGAAGTTGTATCGGATATCCGCATCCAGCTGCATATCTGCGATGCAAGTTGTTCCACAGAATCGGTCTCGCTCACCTTGCTGGCGGTGGTGGCCATAAATTTACGACCGCTGAAACTGTATCCGGTCGGATCATTTGAAACGTACGTCCTCCCATCACCCGGGCTGCATGAACTTCCCTTTAGCTGGAAGCAGTACCTCTGGCCCATCTGCGCATGAACCTTTCTGCCCGGGTCGTAATCATAGCTATAGACGACGGTAAACCTGAGATCCTTTTCAAAAAGGTGTGAGCCGCTACCATAACAGAATTTCAATCGTATGCCCGACCCATTCCTTATGAGGTATGGTTCCCAGCCGCCCTGTATCTTCCTGCCATCCGAGGTCGCCCAGTAAGGCCATTTGTCCCTGTTGCCGAAATCGGACCCTGCCTCTGTGACTTGAACCCACGATCCGCTGCCCCCGTAGGTATCGTCGCTGATATAGATGATCTTGCAGTAGTTGGTGTTGCTCTGCGTGGGCCTGTTGGCGACGATGCTGCCGTCCGCGCCCACCGCCACCGCGCCGCGATAGGTGCCCCACTCGAGCATGAATATCTCCTGCAACTCGACCGTGACACCGCTGTTGTGCGCGCTCCATGAGACCGCGTTATAGAAGAGGACAGTGCCTTCGGCGCCAACGGCCATGGCACTGCCGTCCGGCATCGCATCGACCGCGTTGAGATTGGCGGTCGAGCCGCTTTCCATCTGCGTCCAGGACGTGCCGTCATAGTGGAGGATCAGCCCTCCCTCTCCAACGGCAAAGATCGAGACCTCGGTCATGTCCGGGCTTGTGTAGGCTATCTCCACGTCGCGAAGGTTCGTGGTGACGCCCGAACTCTGCGGCGACCAGCTCGTCCCGTCGAAATAGAGTATCGCGCCGTTGTCTCCCACCGCCCAGCCGTGCGTGCCGGTCAGGTCTTCGGTGAGGTCGTTCATCGCGATCCCGTAGAGGTTTTCGGTTGTGCCGCTTGCCTGCGCGGTCCATTCCGTGCCGTTGTAGTGAAGTATGGTGCCTTCGCCTCCGGCCGCCCACGCGTACTTCGCGCTCGAGAAGGTGTCTTCAAGCTCTTCTGCATCGACAACCACGGCCTTTGAAAGCGACGACACCGCCCTTAAGGTCTTGTCGGTGCCGCTTTCCTGTTCTATCCATGATGTGCCGTCGTAGAAGCGGATGTTGCCTTGGGTTCCTACGACCCATATGGCGCTCGGCGAAAGCATGGAGACATCCTCGTAGTCGTAGTCGTAACCTTTGGGCAAATTTCCGAGGGACCAGCTCCCGTTCTCCCATGTGGCCATTGCACCACCATCGCCGAAGGCGTATTCGATGACGCTCGTCGAGCTGTCGCCGACCACGGCATTCAGGGTCTTTTGACCCTCCGCGGCCGACCTCTCCACAACCCAATTGTCGGGATCGGATGTCGGTGTGTAGTCTTCATCTGAAGATGAAGAGCTGACGCAAGCGCTAAACATAATGACCGTCAGAATTAGAAGAGCAATGGTTTTGAATGCTTTCATAGGAATCCCCCCTAGATGCAGTGGCATCTAGTCTCATGTCCAGCCTCCAGTCTATCTTCTCCGACCAATTCATTTTCGGTCGGGAAGGTTCAAGACTAATTTATGCCCCTGGATCATGACCGTCAATAAAAAAAGGGAAATCCAGGGAGAGAAAAAGAGGGATCCCATGTCGCGTCATCCATCGAAAAATGACACAGCCAGGACCTGTATTTACAGCCTATTCCTTTCGGCCTTTCTCGAACCTGTCCACGTCTCCGGCCCGAACTCTGACCCCATGCCTCACCCCGAACCGGGCCGCCGGCAGTGTGCCTTCATGGATCAGCCGGTAAACCGTGGAGGGCGACACTGTCAGCCTCGCGGCGACCTGGGCCACGTCCAGCAGGTCCTCGGGTTTTTCATTCTTTCGAGCCATATCACCTCCATGAAGGCCTCGGCCGGTAAGACCGAGGGTCAAATGGTTGAGCTTCTTCTTCCAGGGGCCGGGGCTCGGGAACCGGAGCCGACGAATATCGGACGTTCAGCATCTCGGCCGCGGCCAGATTGTAGACCGAACAGTCCCAGGCGTGATTCTCCCGGCCTCGGATCTGTTCCCAGAGGCCCTTGTCGTTGCGGTATTCGGCGCACATCATGGTCGCCCATTTCATGCTCGTCTCGGCGTGGAATCTCCAGGCCTCGGGGTTGTCGAAGGGAATTTCCAGCCGCTCGGCCAAAAGGCTTTTCAGGTGCTGGGTGTTCAGCCGGACACCCCCGGACAGGGAAAACCTTGAGCGAAAATTCGGGTTATCGTCCTTGGCCGCTTCCCAAAGCCCGGCCATGCGCGACGAGGCCCCTTTGATGGGCTGGACGATTCCGGCATGGCAGCGGGCGAAGTCATAAACCTCCGTTGAATGGTGACCGCCCGAGTCGATCAAGGACAGTTGAACAGGGTAGACCGTGCCGTCTTCGTCGCGGTACACGTCTTCCATGAGGACCCCGCGCACGGTGTCAAAGGCTGGATGATACGGGAACGCCCGGGTCCTGGGGTCATAAGGCGCGGTCCAGTCCACGGGCAGAAACCCCTCGCGGATCTGCCAGGAGTCCATGGCCATGCCCCACCCCCAGGCTCGGATCTCATACCAGAACCCGTCTTCCTGGGTGTCCACGGCGGCCGTCAGGCAGGAGACCACCCCGCCGGAGGGGACCAGGCCCCGGGGCCGCCGGTCGCGAAGGTCGAGAATGACGTCCTCGGACCGGACCTTGTCATACTCTTTCCATGGCTCGGCCGCGTAGTTGTTCCAGAAGTCGCGCAGGGCGATGCGGGAACGCTGGCCCTTGAGGAAGGCGGCCGCACATTCCGACAGGGACACGAACGGCGAAATCCAGGCCGGAATGGTGAACCCCAGCTTACGGGGCCTGGCCCGTTCGATATGTTCCCACAGGTCTTCCCCGGTCTCGGGCACGGCCCAGCCTCCGGCCCGGACGGCCTTGTCCCTGGCCCGGTCGTCCCACTCGGCTTGACAATGGACGCAGTGATACCGAGCCGAGGTTTCCCCCAGGATCTGCATGGGGTCGGCCTTTCCTCCCCCGGGCCAGCGGATGCCGGAAAACGCCATGGGTTGCACGGCTCCGCAGGCGGGGCAGGCCGCCCGGTACTCGAACCGGGCCTGGACGTCCCTCTGCATGGCCTGCCAGACATTGCCGCCCTCGGTGGTGGGTGTTGAGAATCGCCAGATTTTGCGGCGGTGCCGGTAGGTGGTGGCCCGTTTTTCGGCCAGGGCCATGGGCGAGGCCTCGCGGGTCCCGGCCGTGGGCGGGTACTTGTCGATCTCGTCCATGACCACATAGGGCAGGGGCTTGGATCCGAGCTGGGCCGGGCTCTGGGCCGAGCCGAGGTAGATGCTCATCCCGGCCAGCTCCGCCCCGGATCCGGTCAAATCGTTCTGGGCCCCGGTCCGCAGGCGGGACAGTCGCCAAGACCGTTCGATGGACGGCCGGATCCGGCTCCGAAAGAC
The nucleotide sequence above comes from Deltaproteobacteria bacterium. Encoded proteins:
- a CDS encoding DNA-binding protein — protein: MARKNEKPEDLLDVAQVAARLTVSPSTVYRLIHEGTLPAARFGVRHGVRVRAGDVDRFEKGRKE
- a CDS encoding terminase; the encoded protein is MFSATRPMGRRIPVPTIDRSRAWVPEAWWPWLSGRAALTIPQAVLRRLRKPDKIPVSVWAEKYRVLTKSALGTTWSNDLTPYLRDIMDLGGDERVEEIVCCKAVQVGFTEAVVNWLLCCVDQDPGDALLVYPDDTTATEVFRSRIRPSIERSWRLSRLRTGAQNDLTGSGAELAGMSIYLGSAQSPAQLGSKPLPYVVMDEIDKYPPTAGTREASPMALAEKRATTYRHRRKIWRFSTPTTEGGNVWQAMQRDVQARFEYRAACPACGAVQPMAFSGIRWPGGGKADPMQILGETSARYHCVHCQAEWDDRARDKAVRAGGWAVPETGEDLWEHIERARPRKLGFTIPAWISPFVSLSECAAAFLKGQRSRIALRDFWNNYAAEPWKEYDKVRSEDVILDLRDRRPRGLVPSGGVVSCLTAAVDTQEDGFWYEIRAWGWGMAMDSWQIREGFLPVDWTAPYDPRTRAFPYHPAFDTVRGVLMEDVYRDEDGTVYPVQLSLIDSGGHHSTEVYDFARCHAGIVQPIKGASSRMAGLWEAAKDDNPNFRSRFSLSGGVRLNTQHLKSLLAERLEIPFDNPEAWRFHAETSMKWATMMCAEYRNDKGLWEQIRGRENHAWDCSVYNLAAAEMLNVRYSSAPVPEPRPLEEEAQPFDPRSYRPRPSWR